A DNA window from Brenneria izadpanahii contains the following coding sequences:
- a CDS encoding TonB-dependent siderophore receptor → MSIAPFFSERGTDRAPKTVALAIRLLLCGAPLLISPFIAQAEAQAPRAYAIPAGPLSNQLNQFAAQSGVYLVGDAGLANGKIGAALQGNYSVDEGFRALLAGSGLQAVNQSANTYVLQPAPKSDEIVVEANVNRNGITEGTNSYTTRSMNTATQLNLSPRETPQSVSVVTRQQMDDQNMTTLDEAMSQTTGVNVVNQNSFQVKYESRAFAMDNIKEDGVSLSSQNSVMNASQSSSESPDLAIYDRVEVLRGASGLTQGSGEPGGTVNLVRKKPTYDFQASGSVSAGSWDNYRSEADISGPLNDDASVRGRFVGVYQDRQSFTDYVGSERTVLFGTLAWDMTPDTTLTTGINWQKTDVTPDLYGVPFGTDKSDLHLPRSTFLGASWNRINFERINPFAEFEHHFDNDWTFKSALNYTRATSKERYIGIMNGTAGVDPATGASRLNNALHYDNKSDQWGYNLSLSGPFELLGRNHELVFGGDYQKENFDSTFGRIGNLSEANIYSWNPNSVAEPDWSDMSLYNSRYIEKYNIYQRGLFATTRLELADDWKLILGGRYSAYSYDYYYDNLRNGSDKDHSRLHVRDQFVPYGGLLWDFADNYTWYASYAEIYQPQSAKDKNNNLLPAITGTNYETGVKGEFFDGDLNASLALFRIIQANRALAEADSSVCQNPDNGCSRAEGKVRSQGVEMEISGKLAEGWQLSAGYTLTNSKYLEASDSEKAAQFSPRTPKHMFKLYSSYNLPGELNQWTIGAGLTAQTGTSTYPSRAFGLTQGGYTLVNANITYQYSKNLSFNLVGNNLTDKVYYKNLNNRHRSGYNYYGDPRNFMLTAKYTF, encoded by the coding sequence ATGTCAATCGCACCATTTTTCTCTGAACGCGGCACAGACCGCGCCCCCAAAACCGTCGCCCTCGCCATCCGGCTGCTGCTGTGCGGCGCGCCCTTGCTTATTTCGCCCTTCATTGCGCAGGCGGAGGCTCAAGCGCCGCGAGCCTATGCCATTCCGGCCGGACCATTAAGTAATCAGTTAAACCAGTTTGCCGCCCAGTCCGGCGTCTATCTGGTCGGCGATGCCGGTCTGGCGAACGGCAAGATAGGGGCCGCGTTGCAGGGAAACTACAGTGTGGACGAGGGATTTCGCGCCTTGCTCGCCGGCAGCGGCCTCCAGGCGGTCAATCAGTCGGCTAACACCTATGTGTTGCAGCCGGCGCCCAAGAGCGATGAAATAGTGGTGGAGGCCAACGTCAACCGCAACGGTATAACCGAAGGCACCAACTCCTACACCACCCGCAGCATGAACACCGCCACCCAACTGAATCTATCGCCGCGCGAAACGCCGCAGTCGGTCAGCGTAGTGACCCGTCAGCAGATGGACGATCAGAATATGACCACGCTGGATGAGGCGATGAGCCAGACCACCGGGGTCAACGTGGTGAATCAGAATAGTTTTCAGGTGAAATACGAATCGCGCGCGTTCGCTATGGACAACATCAAGGAAGACGGGGTTAGTCTGTCGTCGCAAAACAGCGTGATGAATGCCTCCCAGTCAAGCAGTGAATCCCCCGATCTGGCGATTTACGATCGCGTCGAAGTGCTGCGCGGCGCCTCCGGCCTGACCCAGGGCAGCGGCGAACCGGGCGGCACCGTCAATCTGGTGCGCAAGAAACCTACCTACGATTTTCAAGCCTCGGGCAGCGTCAGCGCCGGCAGTTGGGATAACTACCGCAGCGAAGCCGATATCTCCGGCCCGCTCAATGACGATGCCAGCGTGCGCGGCCGTTTTGTCGGCGTGTATCAGGATAGACAAAGTTTCACGGATTACGTCGGCAGCGAAAGAACGGTGTTATTCGGCACGCTGGCCTGGGATATGACGCCGGATACCACCCTCACCACCGGTATTAACTGGCAGAAAACCGATGTGACGCCCGATCTTTACGGCGTGCCGTTCGGCACCGATAAAAGCGATTTGCACCTTCCCCGTTCAACTTTCCTGGGCGCCAGCTGGAACCGGATCAATTTTGAAAGAATTAATCCGTTTGCCGAATTCGAACATCACTTTGACAACGATTGGACATTCAAGAGCGCGCTTAACTACACCCGTGCTACGTCTAAAGAGCGCTATATCGGTATTATGAATGGCACCGCCGGCGTCGATCCCGCGACCGGCGCCAGCCGGTTAAACAATGCGCTGCACTATGACAACAAAAGCGATCAATGGGGTTACAACCTCAGTCTGAGCGGCCCGTTTGAACTGTTGGGACGCAATCATGAATTGGTATTCGGCGGCGATTATCAAAAGGAAAACTTTGACAGTACATTTGGCCGAATCGGCAACCTCAGCGAGGCCAATATCTATAGCTGGAATCCGAACTCGGTTGCCGAGCCGGACTGGTCAGATATGAGCCTCTACAATAGCCGCTACATAGAAAAATATAATATTTATCAGCGCGGTCTATTCGCCACTACCCGGTTGGAACTGGCTGATGACTGGAAACTGATCCTCGGCGGCCGCTACAGCGCCTACAGCTACGACTATTATTACGATAACCTGCGCAACGGCAGCGACAAAGACCACAGCCGGCTGCACGTCCGCGATCAGTTTGTCCCTTACGGCGGGCTGTTATGGGATTTCGCCGATAATTACACCTGGTATGCGAGCTACGCTGAGATCTACCAGCCGCAGAGCGCCAAAGACAAAAACAATAATCTGCTGCCCGCCATTACCGGCACCAACTACGAAACCGGCGTTAAAGGCGAATTCTTTGACGGCGATCTGAACGCATCGTTGGCGCTGTTCCGCATTATTCAGGCCAACCGGGCGCTCGCTGAAGCGGACAGCTCCGTTTGTCAGAACCCTGACAATGGTTGCTCCCGCGCCGAAGGCAAGGTGCGCAGCCAGGGGGTTGAAATGGAGATTTCCGGCAAACTGGCCGAGGGCTGGCAGTTGAGCGCCGGTTACACGCTGACCAACAGTAAATACCTGGAAGCGTCTGATAGCGAAAAAGCGGCGCAGTTCAGTCCCCGCACGCCGAAGCATATGTTTAAACTGTACAGCAGCTATAACCTGCCGGGCGAACTCAATCAGTGGACCATCGGCGCGGGATTGACCGCCCAAACCGGCACCTCGACCTATCCAAGCCGGGCCTTCGGCTTGACCCAGGGCGGCTATA
- a CDS encoding RNase A-like domain-containing protein: MDNNSGVRIALSPVQLAAVLSDKSVSEGETLSNRLWGGLGLAGGVVEMFGAGVMCIVPEPTMLTKAGCIIVGTHSLDTVQASIRQVWTGRQTNTDTYNSAVALAETLGADRNTAMNIGMTVDLAIPMGFAIAVGAARVAAVRSGRIKLAEHESATGRHPGGHTIERHVGKTPEELLARLERRPGLPATSSFNSLKDAEVLTTKVLQANKSQIEYLVKFAARNLNSRKTFVERFGHKTGIAVSKGSGNIQDCYRVSVTIELTWYHGKPFFVLTSFPLV; the protein is encoded by the coding sequence ATGGATAATAACAGCGGAGTCAGAATTGCCCTCTCACCGGTACAGCTTGCGGCTGTGCTCTCCGATAAAAGCGTCAGTGAAGGTGAAACCCTGAGCAATCGCCTCTGGGGCGGTCTGGGACTGGCGGGCGGCGTTGTCGAAATGTTCGGCGCCGGCGTTATGTGCATTGTTCCGGAACCCACCATGCTGACCAAAGCGGGCTGTATCATCGTCGGCACGCACAGTCTGGACACGGTTCAGGCCTCCATCCGGCAAGTCTGGACCGGACGCCAGACCAATACCGATACCTACAATTCAGCCGTCGCGCTGGCGGAAACGCTGGGAGCCGATCGCAACACGGCGATGAATATCGGAATGACGGTGGATCTGGCTATCCCGATGGGCTTCGCCATCGCCGTGGGCGCGGCACGCGTTGCCGCAGTACGCAGCGGTAGAATAAAGCTGGCGGAGCATGAGTCGGCAACGGGCCGTCACCCCGGCGGACATACGATTGAGCGGCATGTGGGAAAAACGCCGGAAGAGTTACTGGCGAGATTGGAACGCCGCCCCGGATTACCTGCTACCAGTAGCTTTAACAGCTTAAAGGACGCTGAAGTACTGACAACAAAAGTCTTACAAGCAAACAAGAGTCAAATCGAATATCTGGTCAAATTTGCCGCTCGAAACCTTAATTCAAGAAAAACATTCGTTGAGCGCTTTGGTCATAAAACGGGTATTGCCGTCAGCAAAGGGAGCGGAAATATTCAGGACTGTTATCGCGTATCTGTCACGATTGAGCTTACCTGGTACCACGGAAAACCGTTCTTTGTTCTAACATCTTTTCCTTTGGTGTGA
- a CDS encoding contact-dependent growth inhibition system immunity protein gives MFSKDCSNELLTLITAYFGQDYDLIDDSQDIRKKIGIYIRCTDRFSKYQLLDNIDDFLGLGDRLDETFRDYYGFHFAPELWGTTPRDFLLLVKKKVSQALQKEENN, from the coding sequence ATGTTCTCAAAAGATTGCAGTAACGAATTACTGACATTAATAACAGCCTATTTCGGTCAGGATTATGACCTCATAGATGACAGTCAAGATATCAGGAAAAAAATTGGTATTTATATCCGTTGTACTGACAGATTTTCGAAATACCAATTGCTGGATAATATTGATGATTTTCTTGGTCTGGGAGATAGGCTTGATGAAACATTCAGGGACTATTACGGCTTTCATTTCGCCCCCGAACTCTGGGGAACCACCCCCAGAGATTTTCTCTTGTTGGTCAAGAAGAAAGTCAGCCAGGCGTTACAGAAAGAGGAAAACAACTAA
- a CDS encoding FecR domain-containing protein, producing MSKPSFVALQQASHWYARLLDLEPDHEHYHHWRRWIAENEENRRAWDYVQKVSQRFQPLRGDSRQPAVNALLHPPGEVNRRGALKLMALLGAGSLLSWATYRYTPVREKALVMTADHHSATGEIKHLRLQDDTQIWLNTASAIDVHYGNQQRRIALLSGDVLIETAHDPRPFFVSSAQGRMQALGTRFSVEQRQETTRLTVYEGAVEVTARHAQTPRRVNAGQMLDFDLQGQGPLSSHRQTDASWSKGLLQADNMSLGEVITQLARYRHGYLTCQPDIAALRVMGTFPLADTDKALTMLAQTFPVQINRRFSWWVTVEKK from the coding sequence ATGAGTAAACCCAGTTTCGTTGCACTACAGCAGGCATCGCATTGGTATGCGCGGCTACTCGATCTTGAACCAGACCATGAACACTATCATCACTGGCGGCGCTGGATAGCAGAGAACGAGGAAAATCGTCGCGCCTGGGACTACGTGCAAAAGGTCAGCCAGCGCTTTCAGCCTTTACGCGGCGACAGCCGGCAACCGGCCGTAAATGCCCTGCTTCATCCCCCTGGCGAAGTAAATCGCCGCGGCGCGCTCAAACTGATGGCCCTGCTGGGCGCCGGTTCGCTTTTATCCTGGGCGACCTACCGCTATACGCCCGTGCGCGAAAAAGCGCTGGTTATGACGGCGGACCATCACAGCGCCACCGGCGAAATCAAACACCTCAGATTACAGGATGACACGCAAATTTGGCTGAATACCGCCAGCGCGATCGACGTACATTACGGCAATCAACAACGGCGGATCGCGCTGCTCTCCGGCGACGTATTGATTGAGACCGCCCACGATCCCCGTCCGTTCTTCGTCTCAAGCGCGCAAGGGCGGATGCAGGCGTTGGGCACCCGCTTCAGCGTAGAACAACGCCAGGAAACCACACGCCTTACCGTCTATGAAGGCGCGGTGGAAGTTACCGCTCGTCATGCGCAAACGCCGCGCCGGGTAAATGCCGGTCAGATGCTGGATTTCGATCTTCAGGGGCAGGGGCCGCTGTCGTCCCACCGCCAAACCGACGCCAGTTGGTCAAAAGGCTTGCTACAGGCGGATAATATGTCGCTGGGCGAGGTTATCACGCAGCTTGCGCGCTACCGGCACGGCTACCTGACATGTCAGCCGGATATCGCGGCGCTGAGAGTCATGGGAACCTTTCCGCTGGCCGACACGGACAAGGCGCTGACGATGCTGGCGCAAACTTTCCCCGTCCAGATCAACCGCCGCTTCTCCTGGTGGGTGACGGTAGAGAAGAAATAA
- a CDS encoding sigma-70 family RNA polymerase sigma factor, whose protein sequence is MSSVPIDTSADINQLYHQHHGWLQGLLRKRLGDFCDAADLAQDVFVRLLIKPRQFDSHAGARAYLSVMAQGMCVDLWRRREIERAWLNSLADQPETFVLSAERSNIILETLYQVDAMLRTLPEKVRAAFVMAQIQGLTYREIASELQVSERMVKKYMAQAMLHCVLLEAEQEAASSPHMKNDE, encoded by the coding sequence ATGTCATCAGTCCCTATTGATACCTCCGCAGATATCAATCAGCTCTATCACCAGCATCACGGCTGGCTACAGGGGCTATTGCGTAAACGGCTGGGTGACTTTTGCGACGCGGCCGATCTGGCGCAGGACGTCTTTGTACGCCTGCTTATCAAGCCGCGTCAATTCGACAGCCATGCGGGGGCGCGGGCCTATCTGAGCGTGATGGCGCAGGGAATGTGCGTGGACCTGTGGCGCAGGCGCGAAATTGAACGCGCCTGGCTGAATTCGCTGGCCGACCAGCCGGAAACCTTCGTCCTCTCGGCTGAGCGCAGCAACATCATCCTTGAAACGCTGTATCAGGTCGACGCCATGCTGCGAACCTTGCCGGAAAAGGTGCGCGCCGCCTTCGTGATGGCGCAGATCCAGGGACTGACCTACCGGGAAATCGCGTCTGAGCTGCAAGTCTCGGAGCGGATGGTAAAAAAATACATGGCGCAGGCTATGTTACACTGCGTGCTACTGGAAGCCGAACAGGAAGCCGCATCTTCCCCGCATATGAAAAACGATGAGTAA